The Psychromonas sp. MME1 genome window below encodes:
- a CDS encoding TrkH family potassium uptake protein: MVFRPLFFITGLVLSKMAFFMYFPMILAFYYGSLGGMEFLMAIVLTHFASFLFLYVGKEKESSRLGVREMFLLTTSVWVLASLFAALPFVFIEHISYSDAFFETMSGITTTGSTVLHDLDTMHHSVLLWRSILQWLGGVGFIVMGVAILPFLNVGGMRLFQTESSDWSDKSSAKTRTVALDILVVYLILTVLCILGYYFAGMSGFEAVNHAMTTISTGGYSTSDSSMGHFSILAQWNAIIFMFLGGLPFLLFVRAVKNSNVFNLFHDAQVVGFLKLIIFSSVSLTIYLVYTGQFFGEEALRLSLFNVVSVLTTTGFGLDDFLTWGDFSVMIFFALLFCGACSGSTTGGIKIFRFQIALTLFKRQLMLLMHPHAILPQKYNNRPVSDDILRSLIAFVLAYLGTIIIAALLLTLLGSSAMEAISASITAVSNVGPGLTAEIGPSGNFAHFSDLAKWILSLCMLLGRLEILTVAVLFTTHFWHR, encoded by the coding sequence ATGGTATTTCGACCACTCTTTTTCATCACTGGTTTAGTGTTATCTAAAATGGCTTTTTTCATGTATTTTCCGATGATTTTGGCTTTTTATTACGGCAGCCTTGGTGGGATGGAATTCTTAATGGCGATTGTACTAACCCACTTTGCCTCTTTCCTATTCCTCTATGTGGGTAAAGAGAAAGAAAGTTCTCGTTTAGGTGTGCGAGAGATGTTTTTGTTAACCACAAGTGTTTGGGTCTTAGCGAGTCTATTTGCCGCATTACCCTTTGTTTTTATTGAGCATATTAGCTATAGCGATGCTTTTTTCGAAACCATGTCGGGCATAACAACAACGGGGAGTACTGTATTACATGACTTAGATACTATGCATCATAGTGTCTTATTGTGGCGCTCGATACTACAATGGCTTGGTGGTGTCGGCTTTATTGTCATGGGGGTGGCCATTTTACCCTTTCTGAATGTTGGTGGTATGCGCCTTTTCCAAACCGAATCCTCCGATTGGTCCGATAAAAGTTCGGCTAAAACACGCACGGTTGCGTTAGATATTCTGGTTGTTTACCTGATTTTAACCGTGTTATGTATTCTAGGCTATTATTTTGCTGGCATGAGTGGTTTTGAGGCGGTTAATCATGCCATGACAACGATCTCAACGGGGGGGTATTCTACATCCGATAGTTCAATGGGGCATTTTTCTATTCTCGCTCAATGGAATGCGATTATTTTTATGTTCTTGGGTGGCTTGCCTTTTCTGCTTTTTGTTCGTGCCGTTAAAAACAGTAACGTATTTAATCTTTTTCATGATGCGCAAGTCGTGGGTTTTTTAAAGCTTATTATTTTTTCCTCTGTTAGTTTGACCATTTACCTTGTTTACACGGGGCAATTTTTCGGTGAAGAGGCACTTCGATTAAGTCTATTTAATGTTGTCTCTGTACTTACTACAACTGGGTTTGGTTTGGATGATTTCCTTACTTGGGGGGATTTCAGTGTGATGATTTTCTTTGCCTTATTATTTTGTGGAGCCTGTTCAGGATCAACAACGGGAGGGATTAAGATATTTCGTTTTCAAATTGCCTTAACACTATTTAAACGTCAGCTTATGTTATTAATGCACCCGCATGCAATTCTTCCACAGAAATACAATAATCGCCCAGTTAGTGATGATATTTTACGCTCCTTAATTGCTTTTGTTTTGGCATATTTAGGAACGATTATCATTGCAGCACTGTTATTAACATTGCTAGGTTCATCGGCAATGGAAGCAATAAGTGCATCGATCACCGCTGTTTCTAATGTTGGTCCGGGGCTAACCGCTGAAATTGGCCCGTCGGGTAACTTTGCTCATTTTTCTGATTTAGCTAAATGGATATTATCGCTTTGTATGTTACTTGGACGGTTAGAAATATTAACCGTAGCGGTATTGTTTACAACTCATTTTTGGCATCGTTAA